ttattacattttattaaatacgTTATACCAcgggggctgttgaatgctttattctgattggctgagaaatgttccatgggtgttgatcaTTTTTTCAATAACTCCACAactaacctttaaaatgtcttaaaaatatattttttgtaactgtggtataagcggaataatggACTCTGGTCCTCCTTgggtgtgaattattttcttataattcaacggcccgtcgcaattattccttacttaatttatcataaattctatgtaattaaaccttttaaaaataaggctactaaccagcagcactacattgtataatttaatgtgttttgtttaattacaattgtacgttttttttgttatacattttctttgggggggcatAAAGGTATGCaagtacacaaagggggccgcacccCGAAAATGTCCGAGAACCACTGAGCTAAGCTATCACATTTTATTTACCTTTTTTTGAACTTTCGAAACATTTCCTACTCGTAACATGTTCCATGTCATACTTTCTTAAATGTCAGTCTACCTTAAAGGCTAGTTAATCCACTAACTTTGTAACTGAGTTTGTTGTACGCCATGTGCTTGGGGGGATACACAGGTGGAAATGGGCATGAAGAATCACGAAATCGTCCCAGTAAGTCTGATAGCATCCATTGCCAGTCTCAAACATGGTGGATGCAATAAAGTTTTGAGGGAGTTGGTGAAACACAAACTGCTGGCCTACGAACGCAGTAAAAGTAAGCATTGTGCTTTTGTTGTGTAccagtttgttttatttgtgaaTGAATGCAGCCTTGATTggtttttgccatgttttcttgCTGTAGCCGTACAGGGATATCGGCTGAATTACGGTGGCTATGATTACCTGGCACTGAAGACACTTTCATCTAGGGATGTTATTCTGTCTGTTGGAAACCAAATGGGAGTTGGTAAAGAGTCAGGTCAGGACAATCATCTgctatttgacatttaaaggcggggtgcatgatctctgaaagccaatgttgttaTTGaaacacctaaacaaacacgcccctacctcaatagaatctggaccttcttttgatagacccgccccacatatacgcaacccaggcaacaatgttgttaatagacacgcccctttctgctgattggctacaagtgtgttttgttactcagcctgactcccttttccaaagtgtttttcaaaaatcatgcaccccgcctttaaatgtgttttactaTAACTTCAATTtgttgaataaataattttttgtcaaatctattcatacattttttatgtatcataaataataatacatatctttctttaaaaatataatcagATATTTACATCGTTGCAAATGCTGAGGGAGAGCAGTTTGccctgaaacttcacagactgGGTCGGACATCTTTCAGGAACCTAAAGAACAAGAGAGACTATCACAAGCACAGAAACAAAATCTCATGGCTGTACCTATCCCGGCTCTCTGCCATGAAAGAATATGCATACATGAAGGTAACGTaacatattaatacattttttaccacgggcctgttgaatgctttattctgattggttgaattatGAATTTTGtcataatcgtgcagccctagtcaGACGGCTAATGCTTGTGTTGGTTGGTTTATAAGAagagtttttgtttttcaacaGGCGTTATATGATTGTGGATTTCCTGTACCAAAACCAGTGGACTACAACAGACATGCAGTGGTTATGGAGCTTATCAATGGTTACCCTCTGTGAGTTTACTGAAACCTTATATGAGAATGAAAGATCACAATTTTCTCCCACCAAAAATTGTCATTGACAACTGTCTAACCCTATAGTGGTGTGCTTTTTTATGTTGTACTGTGCAAAAGTGAAAAGAGATATGTTTGAAATGATTAGTTACATTAATTTGaatttattgtcattttacaGGTGTCAGGTTAAAGAGATTCAAGACCCAGCTGCGCTCTACAATGAAATCATGGAGCTAATTGTCAAACTCGCTAATCATGGCCTGATCCATGGAGATTTCAATGAATTTAATCTTATGCTTGATGACAATGATCACGTCACAATGATCGATTTCCCTCAGATGGTCTCCACTTCACATGCTAATGGAGAATGGTGATTGTCTGAACTGAAAAATCAGATAATATCTTAATAGTAATATGTGCACTGTCAGTAAGAATTTGAATTATTTTGCAATAATAGGTACTTCGATCGGGATGTCAAGTGTGTGCGAGATTTCTTCATCAGGAGGTTCAACTATGAAAGCGAACTCTATCCAACATTTAAAGACATAcggtatttttttaatgagccTTGTCTTTCTCAAAGAGGTTTGGGTACGTTTGCTTTAATATTATATCATTGTCAAGACCAAACTAAGTTACTGCACATTCCTTTATACAGAAGAGGATGCTCTCTTGACGTGGAGATCTCAGCTAGTGGCTACACCAAAGAGCTGCAGCAGGATGACTGTTTGCTTCACCCTGAAGGTCCAGAGGGTGAGGAACTCGGTGAAGATGAAGACTGTAAACACCCAGAGTCTGCCGATGAAACGTTTCTGCCGACCTCAGAGGAAGGTGTCAGCATGGAAGAGTATAAAGATGCAATGTTGGAGCTAGAAGGTCTGAAAATAAGTAGGGAGACCCCATCAGAACAAAGCGATGTAGAGGAACATAAGGGAGCCGAATGTGGAAGCAAGATCTCGTCAGAGAACATTGTGACAGAAACTGTTTCTGACATTTCCAAAGACTTGGAGAGGGATGAGGAGGGTGAGGTAGAGGATGAGTGTCCTGACCTGGTTGATCTGTCTTCAAACAACAAAGAATTCAGGCCTTTCAGGTAAAACAATGTGATAAAATGATGGTATCACATGCCATGGTGGCAACTTGATGGCAGTTGTAGTTGTAAACTagttaaaatgctttaaaaccaACTCTCTTTCTAGTTTTTGTGACTTCGTTGTTATGCATGTTATCCCGCAGAGACCAAGTCAGTCTTGAGACAGAGCACAGAATGAGAACAACAAGTGAAACGACTATTGGAAGTGTTGGCAGTTGTTCAACCATTGCACCTGTGAGTAGAGTCCTTGGAAATTTGTAATGATGTTTACTTGAGTCACACTTTGCTGCAGtttatgcatttaaatgaaaagTTCATGATTTTGCCAGCAAAAAAAGTTAATATGATAAATCTACTTTGCATCAGGTTGTTGGTGTGTTGTGATAATATTTCAGTTTTGAAGTAATACGTTACTAAATCTTATTTATTTGGCTGTCCCACGATGCAGGAGGTCATCAGACAGAAAGTAAAGCGACAGCTTACCAAACAGCAGAAAGCTGCTCAGAGACGACGTCTTCAGAAGGGCGAGGCGAATTTGGTAACAAAAGAGAGAAGAGAAAATCAAATGAACATCAAGAGCAGTTTGGATGCAGCCCAGTTCTGGGGATGAGGATGGCACAGAAATGTCATCTCGGGACTTTtgtcagttgtgttaaaattgtatgaaaataataaaatgtttgtaaaaactgaaGCCCGACTAGTTTTAATTCATATATAattgaatataaacaaatattttctttttaatacaGCAGAGGCCGTGTCTCATTGCGAAGGATGCAGcatccggaggtcgcatttataggctacatacgtcatcaagactgtctttgtttcagaatattaacaattataaagttgactgttattcttagttaatagtaaattgttcaatatgcttatgacttgggaatgtaatggtcagttaaaggagcatttcacccgtagaaacatatGCGATATCCGCAGGCTGCAAACTTTGGATTGAGAGACGGCCATAGTTTACCTGTTTGACctgcttttattattttaaataatgaagaatTCATGTCAAATAACTAGCATTTAATATTGACAGCAATTTTACATCATatgtatagagggtatgcattgacgtcacttttccacgtgaccaagacggaactcgccctgttgagtggcaaacgttcgacaaaatggctggttttcatagcgcgtgctgcgaaaatgccagtaaaactgactattatcacttatcagcttaaattgaatttatatGGATTGACAGGCGGACAATACTTAGATacttacattttccaagcatctgtgctttattaggttgtttgtattgggaaaaagattacttcactacattctaaagaaTCATAGaaacatactgtgtattctttaatattgcatattaaaatttatttaatacctaattacattaaaattgtgtactttaaattgagtaaaagtatgtgaATGTACttcaatattaaatgtaaaacaaaaaacgtattatttatgcaatgtaatagagtaaaaaatatgataatatgctttggaatgtatgttttccatagaaaaacacggataaaatacaaatacttgaagaAATacgtttaagtagaaagtaaaacctctgcttgatagttatcctagcaacttgtcaacccacctgtggtctgtgaaCGTTGGGATGAACGATCCATTTACTTCTTTAGGTGTTTTTTgacagtctgtaaaacgatagctccgaattcttgttaatctgttagtacagtctatcagctttttcccatttcgacACGTTTTCGCCGatgtcacgctgtactcaaatgctgccacTTTGTGTTTTggcactcagtgggcgtaactgcagtccctctcgccgacggggacgtcatgtgcataccctctattgtcTGACAATAAACACTTTTCAATGCCTTTGTAAATTAAAccacaatttatatatttgatatcTATTTTATTTCCTACAATCCTTTTTTTTAGAGTTTTTCATTAGTTTATCTGAGCAAATGAAAATTTAACTTACGCACCTTACAAAACTAATGGAAACCAGAGTTTCAGGCAATCTTTGTTAGATAATACCAGAtctaataatgaaataaaaaggTAAAATAAGCTTTTAGAATATGTTATTTATGGGGAAACAAATGTACGTTTTTGTAGAGAATCAAGTTTCGCTTTGTGTCCTTTCTCGCTGGCCGTAGAAGGGTGGAGAGACACGTGACCTGTATTGCGATAGCGTTCaggaacaaaacaaaacatcaagATTTGACAGCACCACCAAAGCTTTGCAACAGACTGACAGTTGCTGTTTTTAAGAATATTATCATTTAGGTGAGTTATGCTGATGTTCCTTTCACATAGCACGAATCTAAAaggatttgttttgtttttaagagCATATATGTcatatagtattgtatacatcAGAAATGTGTTGTTTATGTCTACCCACTTGATATACTTTCCCTCTGAGCAAACTCGATCAACTCGTTTGTCCACAAGATATTATAATTGTTTGGGTTTTTATGTTTGGTCTCTGTCAGTTCGGTTTCGTTTCTAATATGGATGTTGCAAACAGTTTCCGTTGTATGTCTTGACTTACACCATAGGTGGTTGTTGTTGAATTGTCGAGTCAGCTGCTGTTGTGAATCTAGAAGGATGTTTTGATGATCATGTGGATACCTCTGTGGAGATGGAAGCTGTGAGACCCAAAAAATCAAAGTCCAAATCCAGTGGAAAGTCACAGGTGAACATTTATCTACAGTGCCCTCCACTAATATTGccacccttggtaaatatgagcaaaaGGCTGTGAAAAAATATTAACCATATTCTGCTGCCTGTCATTGGAAATAAACaattgcaaacaaaacacaatAATTGGCACTCCTATGATCAAATGGGATCAAGTTCTATTGTCAAATGAAActcaaatgaaaatatatttttttgcaataaaaacCAGAGGTGGGGTTGGCACACATGGTAGCCATATGGAAAAGTACCTCTTGCC
The sequence above is drawn from the Misgurnus anguillicaudatus chromosome 22, ASM2758022v2, whole genome shotgun sequence genome and encodes:
- the riok2 gene encoding serine/threonine-protein kinase RIO2 is translated as MGKLNVVILRYLSRDDFRVLTAVEMGMKNHEIVPVSLIASIASLKHGGCNKVLRELVKHKLLAYERSKTVQGYRLNYGGYDYLALKTLSSRDVILSVGNQMGVGKESDIYIVANAEGEQFALKLHRLGRTSFRNLKNKRDYHKHRNKISWLYLSRLSAMKEYAYMKALYDCGFPVPKPVDYNRHAVVMELINGYPLCQVKEIQDPAALYNEIMELIVKLANHGLIHGDFNEFNLMLDDNDHVTMIDFPQMVSTSHANGEWYFDRDVKCVRDFFIRRFNYESELYPTFKDIRRGCSLDVEISASGYTKELQQDDCLLHPEGPEGEELGEDEDCKHPESADETFLPTSEEGVSMEEYKDAMLELEGLKISRETPSEQSDVEEHKGAECGSKISSENIVTETVSDISKDLERDEEGEVEDECPDLVDLSSNNKEFRPFRDQVSLETEHRMRTTSETTIGSVGSCSTIAPEVIRQKVKRQLTKQQKAAQRRRLQKGEANLVTKERRENQMNIKSSLDAAQFWG